The bacterium DNA window GCATCTCGCGCAGCATCGGGCCGGCCTCGACGACGCGCGCCTTCGGAAACGTCTCCGTGAGAAACCGCGCGAGGGGGCCGCTCGAGTCGCCGACGATCCCGATCGTTCCGCGCGCGCACCCGCGCTCGGTGATGAAGTCCTCCACGTGGTCGAGGACCGTGGCCGGGCTCGCCGCGCCCGTGACCGTCCGGGGCGCCGCCGCGCAGCGCACGTCTTCGATCCAGCAGTCCTGAATGCCGGAGTGCATCGGCTCGCCGTGCATCACCGCGTTGGTGGTGAATCCCGGCGGACCGTCGCGCGGCACGACCAGCATGCTGTCGCCGCCGTAGAAGTCCTCGAAGTTCGTGAGATAGCGGATGTTCGTCCCGTCCGAGCGGTTGCCGAGAACGACAAGACAGTCGAGATCCTGCCCGCCCATCCGCTCGGCGAGCCGCCGCAGCCGCTCCCGGTATTCCCCGACGGGAAACGGCAGGTTCATCCACGGCGCGCGGTCCGCGAATGAGTACGGCACGCGCCCCCACCCGTACGGCATCGCGGGCCGGCCTTTAGCGCTCATCGCCGCCTCCGGGCGCCGCGTCGTCCGGGCCCGCGTCGGGCGGCGTGGCGACGCCCTTCAATCCGGTGCCGGTCAGCGCGACCACCGTCGTCGCTCCGGCGGAGAGCACACCCTCCGCCAGCAGGCGGTCCGCGGCGGCGGCCGCCACGGCCGCGGTGGGCTCGACAAAGAGGCCCCGGCCGGCGAGATGGAACCAGCCGGCGTAGATCTCCGCCTCGCTCACGGTCACGATGTCGCCGCCGCTCTCGCGCACGGCGGCGAGGATCTGGCGGTCGCGGGGCGGCCGCTGAATCCGGATGCCCTCGGCCATGCTGTCCTTCAGCGGGAAATCGACGTCCTCGGTGCTCTCCCGGCCCCCGCGCAGCGCGTAGTGCAGCGGCGCGCAGTTCGCGCCCTGCACGCCGAAGATCCGCGGGAGACGCTCGATCTGGCCGGCCGCCCGCAGCGCGCGGAACCCGAGTGCCGCGCCGAGCAGCAGGGTACCGGCGCCCACCGGGACGACGACGGAGTCGGGAGCGCGCCCGCCGAGCTGCTCCCAGATCTCGAACCCGAACGTCTGCGTGCCGGCGAGAAAATACGGCGACCACAGATGGCTCGCGTAGAACGCGCCGTCGGAGGCGGCCTCCGCGGCGCGCGAGACGTCCGCCCGGGTCCCTTCGATCAGCACGAGCCGGGCGCCGTGACTGCGGATCTGCCGCGTCTTTGCCGGCGAGGTCGTCGCCGGAATGTAGAGGTCGCACGTAATCCCGGCGGCCGAGAAGTACGCGGCCATCGACGCGCCGGCGTTTCCGGACGAGTCTTCCACCGCGCGCTGCACGCCGAGCGCCGCGAGACAGCTGACCAGCACCGTCGAGCCCCGGTCCTTGAACGATCCCGTAGGGGACAAAAACTCGAGTTTGTACTTGAGACCGGTGCCGCGCCGGGCGTCGATGAGCGGCGTGCCGCCCTCGCCGAGCGTGACGATGGCCTCGTCGGGCAGCGAGGGCAGCGCCTCGCGGTACCGCCACACGCCGGGCGCGCGGCCGGCGAATGCCTCGGGACGGAAGCCGGCGGCGCCGGCGAGGTCGAGGGGACCGCCGCACTCGCACCGCCACGTGTCGCGCGATGCTGGGTAGGTACGGCCGCACCGGCTGCAGCGCAGGTCGGGTAGTCGTACGGCGGTTGATGCCCGCGGCTGGACCTTCGCCATCCCGGCTGGTTCACGCTCCTCACGCGGCGTCGGATATCCGGCGCGGATGTCCGTTACCAAATTGCGAAGAAATTCTCAATCCGGGAACACGGACAGAACGTATGATACGACGAGCCCACAGGGGAATCCTCGTCCGACGGCCTCCCGAACGGCTGCGGGGGTGGACGGCTAGTGCGGGCGGCGCAGCGGCCGGGCCGAACGCCGGCGCAGCTTCCGGTACAAGGTGGACAGGCTGATGCCGAGCGCCCGAGCGGCGCGGCGCTTTCCCGCCCCCGAGGTCCCGTAGCGCGCGAGCGCGTCGTTGATCAGCTGGCGTTCGGCATCGCCAAGCGTGGGCGGCGAAGGACGGATGGAGGACCGTCCGGCGCCGGCCTCGCGGAGCACGATGAGGATTCCGGCGGCCCGCCCTCCCCTCCGCAGCGGACTGCTCGTCTCGAGAAACCGGAACCGCTGCCCGTGACGCTCGAAGGCCACGTCGCGGGTCTGAGGGCCGGATAGGTCCGCGAGCGTTTCGGCGGGCGCGTACCAGTGCCCAAGCACCTGGCCGGTCAGGTCCATCTCCGCGCGCAACATCGCGAGCGCCGTGTGGTTGCAGTACAGGACGACGCCCCGCGCGTCCACGGCCAGCAGGCCGTCCGGCAGAGACTCGAGCACCGCGGCTTCCACGCGCTCGGTCCGGCCCGCGGACGGCGCCATCGCGCGCCATCCTGCCGCCCCGCGCAGCGGCTCGGACACCGCCGCGACGAGATCGGTGATCTCTCGGGGGCGGGCCCGCAGGGATTCCGCCTGCCCCGCCAGGACCGGCAGAAGCCCGATCGCTCCAACGACATCGCCCGCCGCGACGATCGGACACGCGACGATGGGACCCGGGCGGCCGGACGCGGCGGCGCCGGCCCACGCCGGCAGCCTTGTCCGCATGCAGGCGACGTAGAGCGCCGGCTCCGGCGGCGTGCTCGACCGCTCCGGCGCCGTTCCGGAGGAGGCCAGCCGTACGAGATCGCGGTCGACCACCTCGACGCCCGCATGGAGCACGGCGGCAAGCATGTCGGCCATCCGCTGCGCCGACTCCCGCGCATCGATCGGGATCGCCTCCGCGCGCGCGCCGTCGCCGCGGCGCGATCCGGTCACCGGCACGGCCTCAGGACCACTCGACGAGGCGGTAGTGCTCGCGGGTCCAGCGCGTCAGCTGGGTCCCCTGCCTGGCGCGAACGGCGGCGAACGTCGCGTCGCCCTCCTGCAAGGCACGGATCCGCTCGCGTTCGCGGAGATCCGCGTAGGTACATTCCCAGATCACGTCGGCGGCGCCGGCCGGATCGATCCCCGCTTCCCCGGTCACCGGCACCCAGATCTGTCCCGGGGGTACCCCCAGTTCCGCCAGACGCCGGGACGCCTCGATCCGCGTGTCGAGCACGCGCTCGCGCAGACCGGGCTTCGCCGCATAGCGCTGATGGACCAGGATCATTCGTCGCCTCCGTCGTGTCGGGTCGCGGCCACAGCCCGCGGCCGAGCGATTGCGCCGCGGGCGTCCCGTCTGCGCGGGACGAGCGGCCGCTCGGGGGGTTCCGATCCCGATCCCTCGGAGTCCTGCCCTGCGGCAGGGCAGGGAGACACGTGGGGCTCGGCCAAATGCCAGACGCCTGGAGGTGCAGCCGCCGATGCCGCGCGTCCCCTACGACCTGGAATCCCGCCGCCCGTATCTCGCGCAGGCGTTCAGCGACGCCGAGTACGACCGGCGCGTCACAACTCTTCGACACGCGATGGAGCGCGAGGGACTCGACGCGCTGTGCGTCTTCGCGAGCGCGGCGTCGCCGTCCGCGATCGCGTACCTCACGAACTACACCCCGGCGTTCGGCAGCGCGTTCTGCGTGCTCCGCGCGGACGGGACCATGACCGTGATCACGGACGCCGTGCTCCACGGCGAACCGATGCACTCGATGATCTGGATGTGCCGCGTGGCGGACGTCCGGGTCGCCCTCGGCCCGGTCTACGGCGGCGCGGCCGATGAGATCGCGTCACTCGCGGCGGACGCCGTGGGGGCCGCGCAGCGTGTGGGCCTTGCC harbors:
- a CDS encoding threonine synthase, which produces MAKVQPRASTAVRLPDLRCSRCGRTYPASRDTWRCECGGPLDLAGAAGFRPEAFAGRAPGVWRYREALPSLPDEAIVTLGEGGTPLIDARRGTGLKYKLEFLSPTGSFKDRGSTVLVSCLAALGVQRAVEDSSGNAGASMAAYFSAAGITCDLYIPATTSPAKTRQIRSHGARLVLIEGTRADVSRAAEAASDGAFYASHLWSPYFLAGTQTFGFEIWEQLGGRAPDSVVVPVGAGTLLLGAALGFRALRAAGQIERLPRIFGVQGANCAPLHYALRGGRESTEDVDFPLKDSMAEGIRIQRPPRDRQILAAVRESGGDIVTVSEAEIYAGWFHLAGRGLFVEPTAAVAAAAADRLLAEGVLSAGATTVVALTGTGLKGVATPPDAGPDDAAPGGGDER
- a CDS encoding helix-turn-helix domain-containing protein translates to MTGSRRGDGARAEAIPIDARESAQRMADMLAAVLHAGVEVVDRDLVRLASSGTAPERSSTPPEPALYVACMRTRLPAWAGAAASGRPGPIVACPIVAAGDVVGAIGLLPVLAGQAESLRARPREITDLVAAVSEPLRGAAGWRAMAPSAGRTERVEAAVLESLPDGLLAVDARGVVLYCNHTALAMLRAEMDLTGQVLGHWYAPAETLADLSGPQTRDVAFERHGQRFRFLETSSPLRRGGRAAGILIVLREAGAGRSSIRPSPPTLGDAERQLINDALARYGTSGAGKRRAARALGISLSTLYRKLRRRSARPLRRPH